In Brachybacterium saurashtrense, the genomic stretch AGCGGATCGTCCTGACCCGGGTCGACCGCGCGGTCGGGGAGGAGGAGGCGCAGGCCCGCGCCGCGGGGGAGAGCCTGCTCGTCCACGACAGCCCGCTGCTGCTGGAGAAGGGACACGACGACGGCCGTTACGCGCAGGTGATCGCGGTGATCGCCCCCCGTGCGCAGCGCGTGGAGCGCGTGACCGCCTCCCGGGGCAGGCCCCGGGACTACACCGAGTCGGTGATGGCCGCACAGGTGAGCGACCTGGAGCGGATCCGCCGCGCCGATCGCCTGCTGATGAACGGGCAGGGCCTCGGGGCGCTGCGTGAGCGCGCGCTCGCGCTGCTGGCCGCGCTTCGCGAGGAGCTGACACCTCCCGCGTCACGGAGGACTCCTCCTGTCCTGCC encodes the following:
- the coaE gene encoding dephospho-CoA kinase (Dephospho-CoA kinase (CoaE) performs the final step in coenzyme A biosynthesis.) encodes the protein MAPTSAGPSVVRLGLTGGIGAGKSAVAQIWRDAGVRVIDLDAHSRAVLDRPGDGLEEAIARFGEQYRSDEGTADREALARLVFSDAAARADLERIVLTRVDRAVGEEEAQARAAGESLLVHDSPLLLEKGHDDGRYAQVIAVIAPRAQRVERVTASRGRPRDYTESVMAAQVSDLERIRRADRLLMNGQGLGALRERALALLAALREELTPPASRRTPPVLPGS